One Mangrovimonas cancribranchiae DNA segment encodes these proteins:
- a CDS encoding methionine aminotransferase produces the protein MRHISKLPQVGTTIFTEMSALANKHDAINLSQGFPNFKSDEKLMAYVTQAMHSGYNQYAPMAGNIELRQAIANKFKSLYNSTYQPETEITVTAGATQAIFTIISAFIRPEDEVIIFRPAYDCYEPAITLHGGKTVSVQLEAPNYLVNWDDVEAKMSSKTKMIIINTPHNPTGTLWTKRDMIKLQEVTKNTNIIVLSDEVYEHIVFDDEKHQSVCLFPELKSRSFITASFGKTFHNTGWKVGYCCAPEILMKEFKKVHQFNVFSVNHPMQKGLADYMQTPSHYLELSAFYQRKRDLFLKLIKDSKLKAKPSKGTYFQIVDFSNITDESDIDFAKRLTIDYKLASIPLSVFNENNRDDKVLRFCFAKTNETLESAAEILCSL, from the coding sequence ATGAGACATATTTCAAAATTACCCCAAGTAGGTACGACCATTTTTACAGAAATGAGTGCTTTAGCAAACAAGCACGATGCGATAAATTTATCGCAAGGATTTCCCAATTTTAAAAGTGATGAAAAATTAATGGCATACGTTACTCAAGCGATGCATTCGGGGTATAACCAATATGCGCCTATGGCTGGGAACATAGAACTAAGACAGGCTATAGCTAACAAATTTAAATCACTTTATAACAGTACTTATCAGCCCGAAACAGAAATTACTGTTACCGCAGGAGCCACACAGGCCATTTTTACTATTATTTCTGCTTTTATAAGACCAGAAGACGAAGTTATTATTTTTAGACCAGCTTACGATTGTTACGAACCAGCGATTACATTGCATGGCGGAAAAACTGTTTCGGTGCAATTAGAAGCGCCTAATTATTTGGTGAATTGGGACGACGTGGAAGCTAAGATGTCTTCTAAAACTAAAATGATTATTATTAATACACCACATAATCCCACAGGAACATTATGGACTAAAAGAGATATGATAAAATTACAAGAGGTAACCAAAAACACCAATATTATTGTGTTGAGCGATGAAGTATACGAGCATATAGTTTTTGACGATGAAAAGCACCAAAGCGTTTGCTTATTTCCTGAGTTAAAATCGCGTAGTTTTATTACAGCTTCGTTTGGGAAAACATTTCATAATACGGGATGGAAAGTAGGCTATTGTTGTGCGCCAGAAATATTAATGAAAGAGTTTAAAAAAGTACATCAGTTTAATGTGTTTTCGGTAAACCATCCTATGCAAAAAGGACTGGCCGATTACATGCAAACTCCAAGTCATTATTTAGAGCTTTCGGCATTCTATCAACGTAAACGCGATTTATTTTTAAAATTAATTAAGGACTCAAAACTTAAGGCCAAACCATCTAAAGGAACCTATTTTCAAATAGTAGATTTTTCCAATATAACAGATGAATCTGATATAGACTTTGCCAAACGCTTAACAATAGATTATAAATTAGCATCTATTCCGTTATCAGTATTCAACGAAAATAATCGAGACGATAAGGTTTTAAGGTTTTGTTTTGCTAAAACAAATGAAACGCTTGAGAGTGCAGCAGAAATTTTATGTAGCCTGTAA
- a CDS encoding phosphoribosyltransferase family protein, translated as MFESIIRLFFPDVCLACTQMLTDNEIYICTSCRHNLPVTNQEFGKNNGTYKALYGRVKIESAISLLLFEKKGITQKLLHNLKYRGYEQVGEFLGKWLGETIKETSLKKDVDIVIPVPIHKKKLRKRKYNQVDKCSQEIACALEAEYYKDVLIKARNITSQVDKSRFKRWFSNQEVFQLKNASKIENKHILLVDDIITTGATMEACISVLHQAKNVKISIATMAIA; from the coding sequence ATGTTTGAAAGTATTATCCGACTATTTTTTCCTGATGTTTGCCTAGCTTGTACCCAAATGCTAACCGATAATGAAATTTATATTTGCACGTCTTGCAGACATAACCTTCCAGTTACTAACCAGGAATTTGGCAAAAATAACGGTACTTACAAAGCGCTTTATGGACGTGTTAAAATAGAATCGGCTATATCGTTATTACTCTTTGAAAAGAAAGGCATCACACAAAAGTTGTTACACAATCTAAAATATCGGGGTTACGAACAGGTTGGCGAATTTTTAGGAAAGTGGTTAGGCGAAACTATTAAAGAAACATCGTTAAAAAAAGATGTAGATATTGTTATTCCTGTACCTATTCATAAAAAGAAACTACGAAAAAGAAAATACAATCAAGTAGATAAATGTTCGCAAGAAATTGCATGTGCTTTAGAAGCGGAATATTATAAAGACGTTTTAATAAAAGCTCGTAATATAACATCGCAAGTAGATAAAAGTAGATTTAAAAGATGGTTTTCTAATCAGGAGGTTTTTCAACTAAAAAATGCTTCTAAAATAGAGAATAAGCATATTCTTTTAGTTGATGATATTATTACTACTGGTGCCACTATGGAAGCCTGTATTTCTGTATTACATCAGGCGAAAAATGTTAAAATAAGTATTGCCACCATGGCAATCGCTTAA
- a CDS encoding amidohydrolase, which translates to MSNTLNIALVQTHLVWENPIANRTNLAHKIQAISNDVDLVVLPEMFSTAFTMNASEISEPMTGKTVNWMIQQAKDNKVAIVGSLVIEDQNNFYNRLLFVYPDGTLNQYDKRHTFSLAGEDKIYTAGTKKLIVDYKGWKLCPMICYDLRFPVWTRNIEDYDALIYVANWPKIRIHAWDALLKARAIENMAYCIGVNRIGLDGNGYEYNGHTMAFDVLGNRKDTITESKETVEVISLSKDHINKNRKKFNFLEDQDHFQIK; encoded by the coding sequence TTGAGTAACACCCTAAACATAGCACTTGTACAAACCCATTTGGTTTGGGAAAACCCTATAGCAAACAGAACAAATTTAGCACATAAAATACAAGCCATTTCGAATGATGTAGACCTTGTTGTGCTACCAGAAATGTTTTCTACTGCGTTTACTATGAATGCTTCTGAAATTTCAGAACCGATGACTGGCAAAACGGTAAATTGGATGATACAACAAGCCAAAGACAACAAGGTTGCTATTGTGGGGAGTTTGGTAATAGAAGACCAAAATAATTTTTACAACAGATTATTGTTTGTTTATCCAGATGGAACCCTAAATCAGTATGATAAAAGACATACCTTTTCACTTGCAGGCGAGGACAAAATTTATACTGCAGGAACAAAAAAACTGATTGTAGATTATAAAGGATGGAAACTTTGCCCAATGATTTGTTACGATTTGCGTTTTCCTGTTTGGACAAGAAATATTGAAGATTACGATGCTTTAATTTATGTGGCTAATTGGCCTAAAATACGTATACATGCTTGGGATGCTTTGCTAAAAGCACGCGCTATAGAAAACATGGCATATTGCATAGGTGTAAATCGTATAGGCTTAGATGGTAATGGTTACGAATACAATGGCCATACAATGGCGTTTGATGTATTAGGAAATCGTAAAGATACTATTACTGAAAGCAAAGAAACAGTTGAAGTAATATCACTTTCAAAAGATCATATTAATAAGAATCGAAAAAAGTTTAATTTTTTAGAGGATCAGGATCACTTTCAGATAAAATAA
- a CDS encoding Ig-like domain-containing protein: MKKYFYNVLLIVCLLLMANCANRGRPTGGPKDVTPPEIVRATPKNFSTNFEGNEIRIYFNEFIKVNNIQKQLIISPPIEPAPEITPLGTASKYISIKINDTLEPNTTYAFNFGNSIVDNNEGNPYPYYRYVISTGDYIDSLSVQGNIIDATKRQPDDFVSVMLYEIDSTYSDSIVYKENPKYITNTLDSTTNFSIDNIKKGKYLLVAMKDENQDNKFQQKADKIGFHDTFITVPSDTTYTIKLFKEKTDDRIIRPRLISGEKIAFGYEGDYKNFDIKLLSKVPDSFNYRITKDPKTDSLNFWYVPRLKTDSLIFKVTNNKNYTEEFTVKISEQSRDTLNITPEPKGNINFSDHFSITSSTPLVDLKKEHITILDKDSTKVDFKTHLDTLSNKYYLEFDKTEKNKYNITFLPNSVTDLFGNSNDTLSYNLSTKEFSDYGNVRVNLKNATYPVIIQLTDDNGDVAFEKISNKPEPIDFRNTTPGQYFLRVIFDTNGNQEYDPGNFLKKQQPERVSYYPEKLDVRSGWDLVQEFILSESDPDPLKN; encoded by the coding sequence ATGAAGAAATACTTTTACAACGTTTTACTTATCGTTTGCCTGTTACTTATGGCTAATTGTGCTAATAGAGGGCGCCCAACTGGTGGCCCAAAAGACGTTACACCTCCAGAAATAGTTAGAGCGACTCCTAAAAACTTTTCCACCAATTTTGAAGGAAATGAAATTCGTATCTACTTTAACGAATTTATTAAAGTAAATAACATTCAAAAGCAGCTTATTATTTCGCCACCTATAGAACCTGCGCCAGAAATAACTCCTTTAGGAACCGCTAGTAAATATATTTCTATAAAAATTAACGATACACTTGAACCCAACACAACATATGCATTTAATTTTGGCAATAGTATTGTTGATAATAATGAAGGAAATCCGTATCCGTATTATCGCTACGTTATTTCAACAGGAGATTACATCGATTCGCTTTCGGTACAAGGGAATATTATCGATGCCACAAAACGCCAACCAGACGATTTTGTATCTGTTATGTTATACGAAATAGATTCGACATATTCCGATTCTATCGTTTATAAAGAAAACCCTAAATACATTACCAACACACTAGATAGCACTACCAATTTTTCTATAGATAATATTAAAAAAGGAAAATACCTGCTAGTTGCCATGAAAGACGAAAACCAAGACAATAAATTTCAACAGAAAGCAGACAAAATAGGATTTCACGACACCTTTATTACTGTGCCTTCTGATACAACTTACACGATAAAACTTTTCAAGGAAAAAACCGATGATAGAATTATAAGACCACGCTTAATTTCTGGTGAAAAAATAGCATTTGGTTATGAAGGCGATTACAAAAATTTCGATATTAAATTACTCTCTAAAGTACCTGATAGTTTTAATTATCGCATTACAAAAGACCCTAAAACCGATTCGCTTAATTTCTGGTATGTTCCTAGACTAAAAACCGACTCTTTAATATTTAAAGTCACTAATAACAAAAATTACACAGAAGAGTTTACCGTAAAAATAAGCGAACAATCTCGCGATACGTTAAACATTACACCAGAACCTAAAGGAAACATAAATTTTAGCGACCATTTTAGCATTACAAGTAGCACGCCTTTAGTCGATTTAAAAAAAGAGCATATAACCATTCTTGATAAAGACTCTACAAAAGTAGATTTTAAAACCCATCTAGACACCTTATCAAACAAGTACTATCTTGAATTTGATAAAACTGAAAAAAACAAATACAACATTACTTTTTTACCCAATAGTGTTACCGATTTGTTTGGCAATAGCAACGACACGCTAAGCTATAATCTTTCAACTAAAGAATTTTCCGATTATGGTAATGTTCGCGTTAATTTAAAAAATGCTACTTACCCAGTAATTATTCAATTAACCGATGACAATGGGGATGTGGCTTTTGAAAAAATAAGTAACAAACCCGAACCTATAGATTTTAGAAACACTACGCCTGGACAATATTTTTTAAGAGTTATTTTTGATACCAATGGTAACCAAGAATACGACCCCGGTAATTTCTTAAAAAAACAACAACCAGAACGCGTAAGTTATTACCCAGAAAAACTTGATGTGCGTTCTGGATGGGATTTAGTACAAGAGTTTATTTTATCTGAAAGTGATCCTGATCCTCTAAAAAATTAA
- a CDS encoding glycine--tRNA ligase: MANNDDQFKKVIAHAKEYGYVFQSSEIYDGLSAVYDYAQNGVELKKNICDYWWKAMVQMHDNIVGLDAAIFMHPTTWKASGHIDAFNDPLIDNKDSKKRYRADVLVEDYCGKLEAKIEKEIKKAKKRFGDAFNKEEFVSTNGRVLGYQEKIDTILKRLGKSLENEDLADVKALIEELDIADPVSGSKNWTDVKQFNLMFGTKLGASADSAMDLYLRPETAQGIFVNFLNVQKTGRMKIPFGIAQIGKAFRNEIVARQFIFRQREFEQMEMQFFVKPGTQKEWYESWKDTRMKWHLSLGLGKDNYRFHDHEKLAHYADAAADIEFRFPFGFKELEGIHSRTDFDLSQHEKFSGKKMQYFDHEENKSYVPYVIETSIGLDRMFLAVFSNALMEEELDNNTTRTVLKLPAVLAPTKAAVLPLVKKDGLPEIAKQIVDDLKWDFNVSYDEKDAVGRRYRRQDANGTPFCITVDHDTLEDNTVTIRHRDTMEQKRVNIEELRDIIKKEVDVKEWLMKM; encoded by the coding sequence ATGGCAAATAACGACGATCAATTTAAAAAAGTAATCGCTCACGCAAAAGAGTATGGTTACGTATTTCAAAGTAGTGAAATTTACGATGGCCTAAGTGCTGTTTACGATTACGCTCAAAACGGTGTAGAACTTAAAAAGAACATTTGCGACTATTGGTGGAAAGCCATGGTGCAAATGCACGACAATATCGTAGGCTTGGACGCAGCCATCTTTATGCATCCAACCACTTGGAAAGCATCTGGGCATATCGATGCATTTAACGATCCATTAATAGACAATAAAGACTCCAAGAAACGCTATCGTGCCGATGTTTTAGTAGAAGATTACTGCGGAAAGCTTGAGGCTAAAATTGAAAAAGAAATCAAAAAAGCCAAAAAACGTTTTGGTGATGCCTTTAATAAAGAAGAATTTGTTTCCACAAACGGAAGGGTGTTGGGCTATCAAGAAAAAATAGACACCATTTTAAAACGCTTAGGAAAATCTTTAGAAAATGAAGATTTAGCCGATGTAAAAGCTTTGATAGAAGAATTGGACATTGCCGATCCTGTTTCGGGTTCTAAAAATTGGACCGATGTGAAGCAGTTTAATCTAATGTTTGGCACCAAGTTAGGCGCTTCTGCCGATTCTGCTATGGATTTATATTTGCGTCCAGAAACCGCCCAAGGTATTTTTGTTAATTTCTTGAACGTTCAAAAAACAGGACGTATGAAAATTCCGTTTGGTATTGCCCAAATAGGAAAAGCCTTTAGAAATGAAATTGTGGCGCGCCAGTTTATTTTCCGTCAGCGTGAATTTGAACAAATGGAAATGCAATTTTTTGTAAAACCAGGCACGCAAAAAGAGTGGTATGAGTCTTGGAAAGATACCCGAATGAAATGGCATTTATCACTTGGTTTAGGAAAGGATAACTACCGTTTTCACGACCACGAAAAATTAGCACATTACGCCGATGCTGCTGCCGATATAGAATTTAGATTCCCTTTTGGATTTAAAGAATTGGAAGGGATCCATTCGCGTACCGATTTCGATTTAAGCCAGCACGAGAAATTCTCGGGCAAGAAAATGCAATATTTCGATCACGAAGAGAACAAAAGCTATGTGCCTTATGTTATTGAAACCTCAATAGGTTTAGATAGAATGTTTTTGGCGGTATTTTCTAATGCATTAATGGAAGAAGAGCTAGACAACAATACCACAAGAACAGTATTAAAATTACCAGCCGTTTTAGCGCCAACTAAAGCCGCCGTGTTACCGTTGGTGAAAAAAGATGGCTTACCAGAAATTGCCAAGCAAATTGTAGATGATTTAAAATGGGATTTCAACGTAAGTTACGACGAAAAAGATGCCGTTGGCCGTCGTTATCGTAGGCAAGATGCCAATGGAACGCCATTTTGTATTACCGTGGATCACGATACTTTGGAAGATAACACGGTTACCATTCGCCATCGTGATACTATGGAGCAAAAACGCGTTAATATTGAAGAACTACGTGATATCATTAAAAAAGAAGTCGACGTAAAAGAATGGTTGATGAAGATGTAA
- a CDS encoding efflux RND transporter periplasmic adaptor subunit: protein MKHLYILLFSLTLIACGNKENNSDPIEQKTTKSNMVTVTKAQFDSEKMALDSLKSLHFDSTIQVTGMIDVPPKNKSSITTFVGGYISHTPLLVGDEVKNGQLLVSLKNPEYVEIQQSYLEIAEQLNYLKAEYDRQKTLYDENITSEKNYLKAQSIYKSSLATYNGLRQKLQMMNINPKAVEQGQITSTINLYAPINGHVTKVNVSNGAYVSPNDVIMEIVDIDHIHLELSVFEKDIMHIKKGQDIQFKIPEASNETYKADVHLVGTTIDETTRRVKVHGHVDNDEQNFIVGMFVEANIITEDTTGIGLPKEAITTVDDNNYVLVLDEKLDNEYHFKKIAVDIGQQNENSVEILNSEALKNKPILVKGIGMLLNDNEGGGHSH, encoded by the coding sequence ATGAAACATTTATATATATTACTTTTTTCGCTTACACTCATAGCCTGCGGAAATAAAGAAAACAACTCAGATCCTATTGAGCAGAAAACAACCAAAAGCAATATGGTAACTGTTACCAAAGCTCAATTTGACAGTGAAAAAATGGCTTTAGATAGCTTAAAAAGCTTACATTTTGATAGCACAATACAAGTTACAGGAATGATAGATGTTCCACCTAAAAACAAATCGAGCATTACCACATTTGTAGGTGGTTATATTTCGCACACACCGCTTTTAGTTGGTGATGAAGTAAAAAACGGACAACTTTTGGTCAGTTTAAAAAACCCTGAGTATGTCGAAATCCAGCAAAGCTACTTGGAAATTGCCGAGCAACTTAATTATTTAAAAGCTGAATACGACAGACAAAAAACACTTTACGATGAAAACATAACTTCAGAAAAAAACTATTTAAAAGCTCAAAGCATCTACAAAAGTAGCTTGGCAACTTACAATGGCTTACGCCAAAAATTACAAATGATGAATATTAACCCAAAAGCTGTCGAGCAAGGGCAAATCACCTCAACCATTAATTTGTATGCGCCAATAAACGGACACGTTACCAAGGTAAATGTTAGTAATGGCGCTTATGTGTCACCAAACGATGTGATTATGGAAATCGTGGATATAGATCACATTCACTTAGAATTATCGGTGTTTGAAAAAGACATTATGCACATTAAAAAAGGGCAAGACATTCAATTTAAAATTCCTGAAGCTTCTAACGAAACCTATAAAGCCGACGTTCATTTGGTTGGTACGACTATAGACGAAACCACAAGACGTGTAAAAGTTCACGGTCACGTTGATAATGACGAGCAAAACTTTATTGTTGGTATGTTTGTAGAAGCCAATATCATTACCGAAGATACCACAGGAATTGGGCTGCCTAAAGAAGCCATAACCACTGTTGATGACAACAACTATGTGCTTGTTCTAGATGAAAAACTAGATAACGAATATCATTTTAAAAAAATTGCCGTTGACATAGGACAACAAAACGAAAATTCTGTAGAAATTTTAAACTCGGAGGCCTTAAAAAACAAACCTATTTTAGTTAAAGGTATTGGAATGCTTTTAAATGATAATGAAGGCGGCGGACATAGTCATTAA